The window TTTCGGGGAGCCTGAAGGACTCATGTTCAGACGCAAACTTGATGACGAAATCCATTTTGAAGTCCAATAtcggtatttttttttccttgtgtACTTTTCTGTGTATTCAGATGCGTGTGGTGTGTTTCAGGGTATCTTCAAATGAGACTGGGTGTGTATGTGTAAAGTTCTACAATGGGAAATTTTTCTAGGCCGTGTATTCCTTCCTTCTATATTTCATAAGGTGACAGTCATGAATTCTAGGGCCGGAAATCAGTAATTATTCAATTTTAACACAGTTTAAAATGCACTTACCATATGCTTCTTAAGGAACGTCAGAGCGATGAGATTTCGTctctttagtttatataaatgaAAATTGTCTTGTATTTTAATAGCCccgccaaaaaaagatgaaaaaaaaaattatgagTTCTTATCAGGCGCCGCTGCGGGAGCCAGTGGCTTTAACCCACAAGTACCTTGTACCTGCCCGTTCATCTCACTTTTAGCTTCTCCCTCTAAAACTCGGCTCAATCAACTAAAGCTGCAGCTACAAATAACGACAATTCATATACAGCATCTTCTTACTTCTCAAGCCGCTCACTTCAACGCATTACACGTCCTGACAAAATCATGTTACATCAGGCTCCGTCGATATATCAGTCGCCAAAATGCTTCGTCACGTACGGGACAATGGGGCACGTTGATCCGAAGCAGGTACCAAGTAGAGGAAAGCCTTGGACAGCCATGTCTGAGCTCGACTTTATTCACAAGGTTGGCAGCCCAAAATTTTGAATTGCTTTATAGATTGTTAACTAAAGACAGGTTGATTTGATTGTTCCTCGGGATATACATGATATCGTTGCCCAGAAGATGGCTGAGCGCGAATCGCCCTCCTATTACAGAATAGTCATGACGCTTGGCCAAGTCCTGGAAACGCAATTTCTTACTCAATACATCAAACTGGGTGTgtaaatcttcttcttttttttttctcttcctctcggGGTTTGGCAATTTTCCCAGCGCCAATTTTCTCCCTGTCACTGTCTTCAAAACTAATACCAAGTAGGAAACATCATGATGCTGTCAGAAGGTAAAACAGCCATGGGGCAACTATTCACTCTTCGAGAGGGAATTCTCAATCTCTACCTCGATAGGGAAACATATGAGCGCGCTGGACTCGAAGGAAAGCCTTACGGCATCAAAGGTGACCGGGGATCCAAGCCTAGGTGGAGTATGTTTTGAACTGCCCTGTGCTGAGACTTGGCGTGGATGCTAATGAATTAAACAGGGATATCATATAACCTCAGAGAAGAATCAATGTTACACGGAAGAAAGCGATTCGACAGATTGGTATATGCATGCAAAAATGTATTAAACCAGCCCATGAAATGGCTTGTCTGCAACGCTTCTACGACGGGTACGTTTCCATGTTTTGCGTCATTGCCACCGGTATCATTCTATGGAATATTTATGCATACTAATTTCTGTAGTTCTGAATCCAGGTCTATTGGAGAGTCTCAATGCAACGAAGGTGACATCCTCGCCAAGGGTAGCTACAGACACCGGAGTCAACCAGATATCTCTCCGGATGCCTTCCACAATCCTGGCCCAAGGAGATCGTGAGTCTTTGGAATATACTGCAACGGAAATGTATGAGTGGCTATCACTTGTTCGCCTGGAAAGCCCTCGCATAGTAGCCGGGGACACCATTGATCCTTATCTCTCTCGATATAGCCCGCCGGAAGTCGACAGTGCCACAGCCCAAACGCAAGTCTGTAAGCTGAGTTGGCAAGGGCTCCTATCCTCGCACTGGTTACGGGACCTATTTGTTGACATTGTCACCAATTGCCCTTCGCAGTCTTGGTTTGCGCTTAGCGCTACGACCTTCTCCCGCAATATCCTTGGCGGATGCAGCGAGTTGACCTTTCTTCGTCCACCCGAGAGCTCAGGCGAATTCCTCATGTGGGAGATTAAGAGTCTAGATTGAAACCAAACGCTTAGGCTTGCTTAGACCGCACATTACGCTCCTCCGACAGCCCTTGGTCAAGGAGggcctcctccaccagcttCCGCAGATCTGCCTGGCCCTCTGCAGTGTTAAAGTCTTCTCGCTGCGCTAATTCTTCAATTCGGCGACGGAACTCTGGGTCAAACTCGGCGGGAATATCCTGCGCTTCGTCCATGGTGCCAACAGTGACCTTCATGCCTTCGGGGGCATTCCTCGCAATctccgctgccgctgcctcgAGTTCTTCTCCAGCCTTTTCAGATTCAATAGTGGCTAGATAGGCTGCAACTTCCGGGAACTCGGCTTCTCCCTCAATCTTTTCTCTCGCTGTGAATCCTTCCAAGCCTCTGTGCATGACATCCACGCCCAGCTCGACTAGGGCTTTGGCAGCTTCGGCGGTCTCGACGACAAATAAAGCGGTTTCGTTGTCTTCGTCTTTGAGGTTGACATCCACTTTGAATTCTTGGATCAGTGCTCGGAGCAGGTCAAGGTGGTTGTAGCTGGCCGCAGCATGGACAAGGGAGTAGCCATGTTCGTCCTGGGCCGAAGCCAGCGCAGGCTTTTCTCGAAGGAGAGGCAGCAGCGCGGGGCTGTTGTCGGCTGCCAGGAGAAAGGGATTTGAAGAAGCCATGGCGATTTTCTTTCTGAGCCTGTGCAGCGAGTTTAATTTCGATGTTCGTTCCTCGTTGGTAGTGTATAGTTTAGAGAATAGCAGCTGTCGTGCGATGCTAGCGGCTATAGAGGGGTAGACGTCGAAGTTTccgggagaaaaaaaaaactgagcGCTGCCACTTGACCCCTCCCCCCACTATCTAAGCAAGGCAGATTGGTGACATCCCTGCGACCAGCCGCAGCCCAGGGCTAGGGACCGCTGTAGGGGGCGATTTCTACTGGACGTGCTGCCTAAAGCCCATTCAGCAGCCTCCATACAGCGGCAGTGAGTGGTTGTTGACCCACCGGCCCAGAGCTAGCAAAACAACACAAAATACTGCGAGACATCAAATCTGAGTCGAGAGTCGATCAACACGTTCTTGCCACCATTCGCCCGGCTTCCAAGGCACGTAGCACAGAGACCAGTTCAGATTCGATCCTGGGCGCCTCTTTCCTGTGGCTGGTCTGTGCATGACCTAAGCCTTCGGTGAGGAGTAATTCTGGATCTGGCTGTTATGCGTCTGACTCACCAAACCTTCCAGGGCTGAGCAAAAAGAGGGCAGTGTTGGGCACCGCTAGCAGCCTCAACAGTGCATCCCTGTACTCCCCATAGAGCTCATAGAGGGAAGCAGCTGCAGGGGATAAAACACGGAGACGGGGTTCTTGATATTAAATACGACTGCATTGTAGCGACTGGAAGCCTGGATTCTGGACAGAGCATTCAAGCATCATCTGCACAAGCATAGCTGGGAAGCCGGTGTATGGCCTTTTCATCCAGACTTCGACATTGACTAtacagcttcttctctcccagcAATCACAACGCAGTTACGGCGGCAAAGCTGGTCAACACGGGAACAACTCAACGTGCAAAGATGGCAGCCCCATACACGCCGCAAGATGTGTCGGCCGTCTCCCAGATGATCTCGGCTCTGGACAAGGCCCGGAAAGATAAACGAGGTGCTGGATTCTCCTGCAAAAAGACCACCTTCTCCGTCAAGCCTTCTCGAGACGGCATCGAGGTGGACTCATGGAGGATGCAGGACTGGGACTATAAGCGCAAGGGTCTTCCTACATATGCTCGCGGCCTATTCACCACCAAAACCAGCAGAAACACACCGGAAATCGCAGTCAGAGGCTACGACAAGTTCTTCAACGTCAACGAGGTCAACGAAACCAAGTGGGCCATGATTTCTAAGAATACACGAGGGCCTTATGAGCTGACTCTGAAGGAGAACGGCTGCATCATCTTCGTGGCTGGCCTTGAGGATGACACTCTGCTTGTTTGCAGCAAGCACTCTACCGGCGACCGTAGCGATGTTGAGCTCAGCCACGCTCGTGCCGGAGAGATTCGGATagagaagcagctggccGCCGTTGGCAAGACCAAGGAGGATCTTGCAAGGGAATTGCGCTCCCGGAATATTACTGCCGTAGCAGAGCTTTGCGACGACTCGTTTGAAGAACACATTCTGGCCTATGAGAATGAAAAGGCCGGGCTGTACCTCCACGGAATCAACCTCAATCTCCCCGAATTTGCTACTTACCCAAGTAATCTGGTGCAGGAGTTTGCAAGCCAGTGGGGCTTCATCAAGACAGACCTACTAATAATGGAGGATATAGACCAAGTAAAGACATTCTTGGAGGATGTCGCCAAGACGGGAGCCTATGATGGCCGCGACGTTGAGGGATTCGTTATTCGATGCAAAATGTCACCTAACCCTACCCAGCTGCCTTTCCAAGACTGGTTCTTCAAGTACAAGTTTGAGGAACCTTACCTAATGTACCGACAGTGGCGAGAATGCACAAAAGCCATCATTGCGGGCAAACAGGCCAAGTTCAAAAAGCATGTCAAGATCACTGAGGAGTATCTCCTTTTTGCGCGGAAACAGCTGGCGGGAAACCCGAAACTATCCAAGGAATACAATCAAAATCACGGAATCATCAAGCTGCGAGACGATTTCCTGGCTTATAAAAACATCAATGGATCAGACGCTGCCAACCTTGAAGGTTGCGATCGTGTGATTATGTCAGAAGTTACAAAAGACGTCATCTTGTCACCTATTGCAACCCTGGGCTGTGGAAAGACTACTCTAGCTCTGGCATTGACGTACCTATTTGGCTGGGGCCACATCCAGAACGATAATATCTCAGGCAAAGGTCGGCCACCGAGATTCGTCAAGGCAGTTATGGACCAGTTGAAGCAGCACCCTGTTGTTTACGCAGATCGCAACAACGCGCAGAAGCACGAGAGAAAACAGCTCATCGGCGATATCAAGACGCAGAGCCCTGAAACTCGAATTGTCTGCTTAAACTTCCGACATGACGAAGAATCCATTGATGAGATCCGGCGGGTAACCCAGGATCGCGTCATTGAACGAGGAGACAACCATCAGACAATCCAAGCGGCATCAAATCAGGACAAATTCCTCGAGGTGATGGAAGGCTTCATTAAGCGGTTCGAGGAATGCAATTCCAACTCTGCGCCAGATGCAGGATTCGACCTAATCATCGATCTGGATCCTACGGTTGATAGCAGACAGAACCTTGAGACACTGGTCAAGGAGCTAAATCTATCCCTGCCCAACGTGGTTAAGGAAATGCCAAGCCCTGAGAAACTCGATGAGGCTATGGACTTTGCGCTAGGATACAGGCCTGACTTTAGACATACTATCCCCGACAGAAGCGGAAGAAAGGATGCCAAGACTGGacagcagccacagcagcagcagaaggcaCCGAAGAAAAAGGGATTGGAGTACATGTCTGTAGATTTATCTGCTGACTCTATTAACAAACTCCTCGACAAGTCATTCAAGGCAGTTGGCCCGGAGGCGGCCAAGTTTTACTGGCAGCTCAAGAACACCAGAAGAGTACAGCGCAAGTTTCACGTCACGTTGATGCACAGAGCTACAAAGGACCAATACCCAGAGTTATGGAAACGATATACGGATCTCCATGAGGCTGCTGGCGGAGGCGATGCCAAGCTCGGTGACTGCGACTTGATGCTCGAGCGGGTAAGTGGATGATTCTTGAGCGTTTTTGGAATTGAGAGATTAAAATAGCTGaccttcctttttttttttttttctgtttataGGTTGTCTTTGACGATCGTATCATGGCCATTGTTGTCCGCATTGTCGACGAGGAGGGCAAGTGGGAGTGCGTGAACCGCATTGCGCATATCACGGTGGGAACACGAGATGATGGCGTGAAGCCGAAGGAGAGCAATGATTTGCTAGGCAAGTGGCTGGAAGAAGGCACTGGCGGGGAAGGAAACAAGATTCAGGAGGTGGTGTTTGATGAGAAGCCGTTGATCAAAGGGGCGGTCAAGGGTGTTTTGTCCAGGTAGAAAGGGTTAAATGTCATGCATCAAGGTGAGCGAGCAAAAGTTACTAGTTCAGGCAAATGCGGAAAATGgttttaagaaaaaagaaagaaagaaagaaaaacgaaaAGGGGATACGGGATACGGGATAAGACGTGCCGCAGTGGCCATGGTATGCTTTGTATGATATACCCGCTGAGCTGGGCGAGCAGTGTCGCCTATGGGTGCCAATATATATGTGGTTATAGTACCTATGTAAAAATACTTTTGACTCTGGCTGAAGACAGGCAGGTGAATCATCTCCAGATATTGTGAGGTATATACTTAGTTatgcgaagaagaggatgaaaggCATATGATGGTGTATGTAGAGCAACCTTGTCGGATCGCCTGCATGTAGAGAGTTCATTGGAGCGTAAGAGAGGGTATAAGTAGAGACAGGATATTGCTCAAAACATAGGTTGGTGTCACCAAATAGCAAACGATGGGAAAAACAAAGCCGAACCAAACCGCCCCAAATAAAAAACCAGACcagaaaaaacaagaagatggGCGTAGCTTCGTCTACTCATCATCTAGGCATCTACTAGCTATACTTCCGAAAAAGGGAACTTCGAACCTATATGCCGTATTGAGACATCAGTTAGCCTTGAACTTTCGATATATCTTTTGTGACCCAGAAGAGCTTCTTTATGCGTGTATGTTTTGTACCTTTCGAGTATCTCCGCGTCTTGATATGCTTTGAAAGATAGGAAACCCATCAAGGCTAGGTCGCCAATGAAGAATATCCAGCTAAGGAAGGAGGaccaagagaagaggaggtggAAGACCATGATGGCTGTGAATAGGAGGGCGGATTGCCAAGCGTGGAATCTATACATGTAATGGAAACGGTCTTATTAGTCTTTGCCTGTCTTCAATAATGCATGCTCTTGCATGTAGGACAAGAGTACCATACCTGACATAGTCGCTATTCCTCTCCAAGATCAACAGTATCACCGCCCCGATCGGAGGAAACGCCAGATACGCCAGACTCGCCTCGTAGTCCAGCCTCAGCCCCAGACTCGTGTCGAACTCGCTAATCTCGGCGGGATATGCGCCGGGCATGGCCAGAGGCGTGCcgttggtgctgctgctgccgctgccaaacCCCCacaggccgccgccgccgccgccgttgttgttgttgcccaATGCGCCGTGTCTGCTGGCCGCGCCGTCGAGGTCGCCGCTCCAGGctcgctgcggctgcgggtGCTGCAGGGGAGGCGGGCTGCGCGCGACGGAGGCGATTGCGGAGGGGGAGAAGGGCCGGCGCGAAATGTCGGCTGAGGCGCGCGGGGAGGACATTGGCGAGCGGGCGTGCTCTGGGGGGGAGGATTGGTAGGGCGCAAAGTCCATGGCTGTGGATGTTTTTTTTGCTGGTTGGAAGGTTGGAAGGCTGGTTGtgtggtttttttctttttttcggaGTTGGAGATTGGAGGTGgttggagatgcagatggGTAGGTAACTGAGCTTGGTATAGCTACCCTTGTagtggagggagggaggagCACGAGACGAGGCTAGCTGCTGGCTAAACAGAACGATCCGAGCCGAATGGGCGCTGAATGGGAGGAAATGACAGTCAACGATGACTGCGTCAATCACGAGAGAAAATGGTTCGAATGAGGTGTTTGCGAAGGTGATGCTAGGCTAGCAGTTGAGAGGTACGCATGCAGTTTACACGCAAGGTGGAGGTTGATTGCGCCGACATCTATCACATGAGCTGCCGCCATTGGAGGCTGCAGGCCCTTGAGCTGCTACCTAAACGGGCTGCCCCAGAGGGAGGGTTTAGTGGTTTGCCAGGGCTTAAAGTGCTGAAAGTGGGCTCTCGCTGGGTGTTTAAGCATGGATGGAGGGCGGAAGGGTCCGTGCCCGCTGGCGGCTGTGGTGACGTACCTCAGCTGATACCGTACCCACCAAACGTCGATTGGAGCGAGCTGATGTTTTTGtccagctgcttctttttggagCTGGCTAGGGCTGGACTGCTATCATTTTGCTGTAGAATTAGGTCAAGATAGTTGGTGGTAAATAATTGGCCAATTGTAAATTTTGACAGGGTGTATTGATCTGTGTTTATTTGTTTAAATGAATGACATCAATTGTTACATGTGTGCCGAAGCAGATGAATTGTCATAGTGTGAAGATTGAGGTTTGACCCGTAAATAGAGATAAAACACTTTTCATGAACCAAGATAGTTTGGGACTGCGAGACTATTTTGCtcctgtttctcttttttccttacACTATGTATCAGCTTCAAATTTACCAATCCATATATATCATTTGACAGCTGCTTGATATGTATATCCGCCATTCTTTCCAGGCAATTCTCATATATAAATCACTGCACGCATTCAATAAGATTCTGGCATATATGCACACTTGTCTGCCTCAAACTTCAAGACTAAATTCAGCACGTTATTCAGATGGGATAGTGTGTTCTGACAATCTTTCTTGTCATGTTATGCATTTCTATGAATACATCTGTAATAATGTACatgtttaataatttttttacaGCCCTATATCCAAACcgctgtctctttttttatgtcTCGCTCATTTCCATCATACAAACAtctaagaagaagaagcatccGCAGGCGCATCCTTCTTTGattcctcttccagctgctccttTCGTCCCTCAAGAGCCAGCCATAAGCTGCGGCTGCCACCTTCCAGTGTGGATGTGATACCCAAGCCCGCTCCTTGGAGGATGGCCACCAGCTGTGCACGAAGACCGTCGAGACCACCTTCAATACCACCGACCCAGTGGATGCCTGCCTGATCAAAGACCTTGCCTTCAATGCGTCCTCCTATTAACACCAGTTTCGCCAAGCCGTTTTGGAAGGTGGGATCGTAGTATCCAGGATTCTTTCTTCGAGTCGGGGCGGGGAATTTTCCAGGAACCGGGGCGAGAACGCTCAGGGCTGCTGCGACGTGCGCTGGAGAAACTGCAGGAATGATAAGGCCGGCTAGGGGTCCAACCATGAGAGGCTCAATCTGCGCGTAGGCAGACTCGGGTGAGATTTCAGCGCTCTTGACCTGCTCATAGGCCGCCTTCGACAGGTCATGGACTATAGGTCCTTTAGAAGTCCGCGGTGTAGCCTTTgaggcagctgcagcctcagGGTCGTAGAATTCCACAAGCTTCAGCGCCACATTCAACATGTTGGTCCTCAGCACTTGCAGCTGTACTTTTGAAGAAAGATCCACAGGCTCAGCACCGGGCATCACATTCACTGGTGGGACACCATCCAATGCCTTTTTCAATTCTCTTCTTACGGCAGCCCATTCCACTGCTGTGAGATTGCTGTGCTGGAAGAACAGGATGAGGGGCGTAGTACGGAGCAGCGAAGTATATGTTCGGATCATCTGACTCTTTCGGGTGTCAATTGGTCGCGCGCTGGGGGGTTTTGTCGCAGGAGCAATGTCAATGGGAGGCTGAGCACCTTCGGGGATGGATCGTAAGCCGGGAGTTGCATGTTGAGCGTCTGATGTCGAGAAGTTGTGGGCGTATGCGCCGAGAGAAAAGGCCCCTCGGTGGGTTGAGGCCTCTGAGCTGAGCCGTCGGAGGCACGGCCTCGCCGCTCTGCTTATTATTCTTGTCATTCTATCTGTATTAGTATTTACAATCAATTCAGCGCAAATTATGGCGCAGAAAACTTACATGAATTGACCCAAGCTGGCTATTTAGACCAGAATCTTGCGAAAGCATCTCTCGCGAACTTTCAAGTGGCCCCACCGCCGTCGGCGGTGTCGGATCAATTACCCGCCGTTCCGATTCTGAAATTGTCATCAAATGTACTTGCAGGTACAGAGGGGCAGCTCTTTGCGCAGTTTAGCGCCCAGCGGGACCCCAGCGCTACCTTCCAGTACTTGTGCGCTTTGAGCTACCAGGCACCCAAACTGATTGCGCGCGACACCTCAACCTGCTTGGACCTGGTGCCCTGCAGCTTCAACCTCTTGTAAGCTGGCCGAGAGCAACTACTGGAGCTAGTACCAATTCCTTCTTTAGCATTCTACAAGGCGATCCCCCCATCAGTACTGAGATATCCATTTTCAATCTTTACCCTCAAGTTGCTTCTTCCCTTCAACTCCTTTGCCACAACACTCATACAAACGACCGACCTACCCAGCTGAGGGCCCCCTGTCATCATGTCGACCCTCGAAGAGCTCGATGATCTCGACCGCcgggagaaggaggagaagagaagagagaacaATGACAAGAAGGCTACTGTtgccgacgaggacgatgagaTGAAGGATGCCGAGGACAAGGACGACATCCTCGACGAGGAAATCCTCAGCCTAAGCACACAAGATATTCAGACTCGGAAGCGATTACTTGAAAACGACTCTCGGATCATGAAGAGCGAGCTTTCGAGGTTAACGCACGAAAAGGCTGCCATGGGTGAAAAGATCAAGGAGAACATGGACAAAATCGCAAACAACAGGCAAGTTTTACAAGGAGTTGCCCcaaagcagaggctgctcGCCTGCTGTTCAACAATGCTATCGAGTATTTGTCATGTGGCTAACTCTTGATACGTGACGTGTAGACAGCTACCATATCTAGTCGGAAACGTCGTTGAATTACTAGACCTAGATCCTACTGCAGAGTCTTCCGAAGAAGGAGCCAACATCGATCTCGATGCCACTCGAGTCGGCAAGTCCGCCGTCATCAAGACTTCCACGAGACAAACCATCTTCTTGCCACTGATTGGTCTTGTTGATTCTGACACTCTCAAGCCTGGTGACCTGATTGGTGTCAACAAGGACTCATACCTGGTTTTGGACACACTGCCCGCCGAGTACGACAGCAGAGTCAAGGCTATGGAGGTGGACGAGAAGCCGACAGAACAGTACACCGATGTTGGAGGACTGGATAAACAGATTGAAGAACTGGTGGAGGCTATCGTATGGCCTATGAAGGAGGCGGACCGGTTCAAGAAGATTGGTATCAAGGCACCAAAAGGTACTACACGCTCCAAAAAATAGCCCTCCCGAAATTTGTGAAGGCGACGAGTCTTCCAAGGTGATCGCAATGCTAACTAAATTTCCTGATAGGTGCTCTCATGTACGGTCCCCCCGGTACCGGAAAGACTCTAATGGCCAGAGCCTGCGCGGCTCAGACGGAAGCAACATTCCTGAAGCTCGCAGGACCTCAGCTTGTTCAGATGTTTATTGGTGATGGAGCCAAGCTTGTACGAGACTGCTTCGCTCTAGCGAAGGAAAAGGCCCCGGCAATCATCTTCATTGACGAACTCGACGCCGTTGGTACCAAGCGATTCGACAGCGAGAAGAGCGGTGATCGAGAAGTCCAGAGAACCATGTTGGAGCTGCTCAACCAGCTTGACGGCTTTGCATCCGACGACCGTATCAAGGTCTTGGCCGCCACCAACAGAGTCGATGTCCTTGACCCTGCACTACTACGATCCGGCCGTCTGGACCGCAAGATCGAGTTCCCTCTGCCAAACGAAGAGGCCCGCGCACAGATTCTCAAGATCCACTCACGCAAAATGAAGGTTAACCCCGGCGTCAACTGGGGTGAACTCGCTCGAAGCACGGATGAGTTTGGTGGTGCCATGTTGAAGGCAGTCTGCGTTGAGGCTGGCATGATTGCCCTGCGTTCAGGAAAGAACCAAATCGGCCACGAGCACTACGTGGACGCTATTGCCGAAGTACaagccaaaaagaaggaTGTAAGTATCAACAAAATCTCAAGGTTACCCTTTATTGGTGTTTGCTTTACTAATATCTGGTACTCTAGACCGTCAACTTTTACGCATAATCTTTTTTCTCACATTTGCGACGGAGGATCACGGGATGGCAAGCTCCTGTGTGTTTAAGGATGCAAGGGGCGGCGGATGGCGTCTGATAAGGGCGTGTGGTATTGGCATAGTGGGACAACGTCAAGACCTGGGAGGACGCATGTAATCAATCATATTCCTGGCAGAGGCAGGGCAGCTCAGTAGATGAGAGCCAGGTTTTGCAAAGCGAATAGAGTATCGtcaaaagaacaaaaaaaaaacctaattAGCATGCattgttgtttgttgtttgttgtttaCTTTGTCTTTGACGAGCTTGGCGTAATCGTGCTAGAGTTTCGTTTGTATATGTGATATAAGTTGCGACGTCTATGTAATTCAAGCACCTATCTATGAACTCCTAGGTATTTGAATATCGTCATGTTATCAGTCATCGGTTGAAACAAATTCTATGATAGCTTTGACGAGATCAGCAATTTTCTTCCCAATTTCTCAGTGaagtataaataagcttgtagtttaaagaataaaaacaaGGAAACTGTATGCGTCTCCAGGGTAGGGCCACGATGGCCGATGCTAGCCCCGGACCATTCTCTCCTGCTAGATCAGCGTTGCTAACCCCCCACTTTTGACCACCACCGACAGCTACGTCATTGTGATTGCGATCAAAGTTAAGCTCACTGGCAATCGCCGCCATCCTTGCACGCTGAATGGCCAGCAGTATCTCGATTTCGACCCCGATCTGGGATACCAAGCAAGCAGAGAAGCTTAGTGGCCCGCAGCATGTATCGGAGTCATCAAGTACGCGTGAATGCAGGCGAATGGCGCGCAATTGGTGTGTACAGCGCGACGAGGGTACTTGCGCTTGGAAGCTTGTGAAGGTACCCTCGCCAGGTGCAGGTTTTGGTGTCATGGAAGTGACGTGATAGAAATGCTGTCAACAGCAGGTCATTACCTCATTTCCACTTCACAGCTGCAGGCCTTCCATGTTCGCCATCTGTCCTCGTGTCAGCGTACTTTATTTCAACCTCTCAACCTTTCAACACGACAACTTACCTACCCTCACGACTCCTACATCGACATTAGAATCGAATGTGAACTGGCGAATTCACTGATACACTCTACTAGGCACCTCAAAGATTATTGGTTCTTGCCTTGCATCTCGTCACTGCTGCAACCATGTGGCGACTTCGAGATCTCCTCGTCGTGGGACTCGCCGTCTCGGGAGCTACAGCGAGCACCTGGTTCCCTGGCTCCAAGACCAGTAAGTCTGAAATCTGAAACCTCAAGTCTTCATCCTATCTACAACACAAACGGCGATGGAATTGAACACATCTGACTGGAGCTGACAATAGGTGACGCAGTCTACAACAAGTGGCATGAGACGGAGCTTGAGCGGTGGCTGTCTGACCAGAACATCCCATATCCAACTCCAGCTGACCGCAAGGATCTGGAGGACCTCGTCTCGAAGAACTGGAACGACTATGTTGTAGAGCCTTACAACAAATGGGACACTTCCCAGCTGAGCGCATATTTGC is drawn from Trichoderma asperellum chromosome 4, complete sequence and contains these coding sequences:
- a CDS encoding uncharacterized protein (EggNog:ENOG41~TransMembrane:3 (o123-140i152-170o176-194i)) — encoded protein: MDFAPYQSSPPEHARSPMSSPRASADISRRPFSPSAIASVARSPPPLQHPQPQRAWSGDLDGAASRHGALGNNNNGGGGGGLWGFGSGSSSTNGTPLAMPGAYPAEISEFDTSLGLRLDYEASLAYLAFPPIGAVILLILERNSDYVRFHAWQSALLFTAIMVFHLLFSWSSFLSWIFFIGDLALMGFLSFKAYQDAEILERFEVPFFGSIASRCLDDE
- a CDS encoding mitochondrial 54S ribosomal protein uL10m (BUSCO:EOG092D4CXI), which encodes MTRIISRAARPCLRRLSSEASTHRGAFSLGAYAHNFSTSDAQHATPGLRSIPEGAQPPIDIAPATKPPSARPIDTRKSQMIRTYTSLLRTTPLILFFQHSNLTAVEWAAVRRELKKALDGVPPVNVMPGAEPVDLSSKVQLQVLRTNMLNVALKLVEFYDPEAAAASKATPRTSKGPIVHDLSKAAYEQVKSAEISPESAYAQIEPLMVGPLAGLIIPAVSPAHVAAALSVLAPVPGKFPAPTRRKNPGYYDPTFQNGLAKLVLIGGRIEGKVFDQAGIHWVGGIEGGLDGLRAQLVAILQGAGLGITSTLEGGSRSLWLALEGRKEQLEEESKKDAPADASSS
- a CDS encoding uncharacterized protein (BUSCO:EOG092D0FQ1), producing MAAPYTPQDVSAVSQMISALDKARKDKRGAGFSCKKTTFSVKPSRDGIEVDSWRMQDWDYKRKGLPTYARGLFTTKTSRNTPEIAVRGYDKFFNVNEVNETKWAMISKNTRGPYELTLKENGCIIFVAGLEDDTLLVCSKHSTGDRSDVELSHARAGEIRIEKQLAAVGKTKEDLARELRSRNITAVAELCDDSFEEHILAYENEKAGLYLHGINLNLPEFATYPSNLVQEFASQWGFIKTDLLIMEDIDQVKTFLEDVAKTGAYDGRDVEGFVIRCKMSPNPTQLPFQDWFFKYKFEEPYLMYRQWRECTKAIIAGKQAKFKKHVKITEEYLLFARKQLAGNPKLSKEYNQNHGIIKLRDDFLAYKNINGSDAANLEGCDRVIMSEVTKDVILSPIATLGCGKTTLALALTYLFGWGHIQNDNISGKGRPPRFVKAVMDQLKQHPVVYADRNNAQKHERKQLIGDIKTQSPETRIVCLNFRHDEESIDEIRRVTQDRVIERGDNHQTIQAASNQDKFLEVMEGFIKRFEECNSNSAPDAGFDLIIDLDPTVDSRQNLETLVKELNLSLPNVVKEMPSPEKLDEAMDFALGYRPDFRHTIPDRSGRKDAKTGQQPQQQQKAPKKKGLEYMSVDLSADSINKLLDKSFKAVGPEAAKFYWQLKNTRRVQRKFHVTLMHRATKDQYPELWKRYTDLHEAAGGGDAKLGDCDLMLERVVFDDRIMAIVVRIVDEEGKWECVNRIAHITVGTRDDGVKPKESNDLLGKWLEEGTGGEGNKIQEVVFDEKPLIKGAVKGVLSR
- the RPT5 gene encoding 26S proteasome regulatory subunit 6A (BUSCO:EOG092D23QW) produces the protein MSTLEELDDLDRREKEEKRRENNDKKATVADEDDEMKDAEDKDDILDEEILSLSTQDIQTRKRLLENDSRIMKSELSRLTHEKAAMGEKIKENMDKIANNRQLPYLVGNVVELLDLDPTAESSEEGANIDLDATRVGKSAVIKTSTRQTIFLPLIGLVDSDTLKPGDLIGVNKDSYLVLDTLPAEYDSRVKAMEVDEKPTEQYTDVGGLDKQIEELVEAIVWPMKEADRFKKIGIKAPKGALMYGPPGTGKTLMARACAAQTEATFLKLAGPQLVQMFIGDGAKLVRDCFALAKEKAPAIIFIDELDAVGTKRFDSEKSGDREVQRTMLELLNQLDGFASDDRIKVLAATNRVDVLDPALLRSGRLDRKIEFPLPNEEARAQILKIHSRKMKVNPGVNWGELARSTDEFGGAMLKAVCVEAGMIALRSGKNQIGHEHYVDAIAEVQAKKKDTVNFYA